In a genomic window of Borrelia maritima:
- the mnmD gene encoding tRNA (5-methylaminomethyl-2-thiouridine)(34)-methyltransferase MnmD, which yields MKSLIFKESTIYSSKFDDIYYNPKYGIEESFYTFIKGCNLDLELKTKENLLIAELGFGTGLNFICLLKFIKENNITSKINYYSIEKFPLKKQTIMQISKFFTKETAYFKLMLKNYPKTPKKNLKLKITENVNLKILIGNVKIKIKEIPKNVEYWFLDGFNPKKNPEMWSKAIFNLISEKSSADCKLSTFSSARIVKDGLKLANFKHIHIKKGFGNKRHMIKAQKN from the coding sequence ATGAAAAGTCTAATTTTTAAAGAAAGCACCATATATTCAAGCAAATTTGATGACATCTATTACAATCCAAAGTATGGAATTGAAGAGAGTTTTTATACATTTATTAAAGGCTGCAATCTAGATTTAGAATTAAAAACAAAAGAAAATCTTTTAATAGCAGAATTGGGATTTGGAACAGGATTAAACTTTATATGCCTTTTAAAATTCATAAAAGAAAACAATATAACCTCAAAGATTAATTATTATTCTATAGAAAAATTTCCACTCAAAAAACAAACAATAATGCAAATTTCCAAATTCTTCACTAAGGAAACCGCTTATTTCAAATTAATGTTAAAAAATTACCCTAAAACTCCAAAAAAAAATCTAAAACTAAAAATAACAGAAAATGTAAATTTAAAAATTTTAATTGGTAACGTTAAAATAAAAATTAAAGAAATTCCAAAAAACGTAGAATACTGGTTTCTAGATGGATTTAATCCTAAAAAAAATCCCGAAATGTGGAGTAAAGCAATATTTAATTTAATTTCTGAGAAAAGCAGCGCAGATTGCAAGCTTTCAACATTTTCCTCTGCAAGAATTGTAAAAGACGGCTTAAAGCTTGCTAATTTTAAACACATTCACATAAAAAAAGGA